Genomic DNA from Fusarium keratoplasticum isolate Fu6.1 chromosome 2, whole genome shotgun sequence:
AGACCAGCTTCCTGCAACATGGAGACCGACGCCGTCACAGCTCATGATACCTCACCACCCCATGTTTGACCTGCTGCCGTGGCCGGGCGTGCGGGAGcgcgccatcaccatcctgTCGCTGCCGGACGAGCTGCGGCCGCCCAGCGCGCAGGGTCCGCTGGCCATGGTGAACTTTGCGTACGACATCGAAGACAGCGCTGAAGGCGTGCGTATCTACGGCGAGGACCCGTATGACGCGTCCAACTGGGAGCTAGGGCAGGTGGCCTTTGAGCGCTGGTGGTTCCTCTTTGATAATAACATCATTGAGACGAGTAATCGGTGGCGGAGGCTGAGAGGAGCGCCCccgttgttgatgaagagtgccagcccaagcccaagtgCTGAAGCATCGTCGTATACAAGTTAAGTGCTATGGTTGGGAAAAAGTGAGGTTGGCGTTTGGGTAATTTGTGCCACTATGGTTGGCGGTATTGCATATGAGATTTATGAATGGTGTATACTTATCTGAACACAACTGCTTGAAGCAATGCTATACCAAAGACAATTCAACTCTATGGCATTAGGATCACCGGCATAATCAAGCTGCGCCTCGGGATTGATAGGTATCCAACCTGGATGGTGGAGCTGAGGTGAGCTCACCGAGTCAAGTCTTGCAGCTCTGAGCATCCTTGGAGCAAGGTATCTGCCAGTTGGGTGTAACAACATGCTTCCTCGTGGCCAGAGCTGGCCCTGGCTTCAATGCTAGCCGAATTGGACATTGTGAATGGCCAGAAGTCAGCTGTACCTGAGTGGCATCATCGGTGGCACGAGATCATGAGAGCTGAAAGAGACTTTGACCAGTCTAATAAATCGTTGAACGTTAAGCATTATCACATGAAGATGCTCAGATTCATTCCCAACAGCCCCTTCAATATTGTTAGTACGAATTGTCTTGAATCCAGCCGTTGAAACACGTGGGAGGAACCTTGGACGGCTCCGGCACGGCACCGAGTCTAGGGTGAGAAAATAGACGGAGTGGACGGATACCCGCCGGTCGATCGACCGTAGCTTTGGGTAGCTTTCGGAGCTCGGATTGCGGGACTTTTGGCGGTGAAGAGGATACAGTCAGATTCTGCCAGTAGCAatcatgatgaaggaggggTCAAAAGGGTCCTCGATCGTTGGTTGGCGCAGGGTATGCAGGGGACTTTGGGGGTAACAaccaagagagagaagaaatgggaggaagacgagatcATCGACAGGGGCTGGCTATGGTTCAGGTTGCATGGCAGGGTGGGATGTTTTGAACTGCTGGTCCATACAGAGAAGCAGAGGTGGAGAGTTCTCTGCATCTTGCTTGTTTCTTGATGGCGAGATGGTGAAGGACATCCTTCAACGGCCGGCGCTAGAAACTTGACCGAACCATCAATGATGGTATGACTCTTCATCCCCGATGCTCCAAGTAGAAAAATTTCTTTTTagttggagttggagagCTTCCAGGGGAGCTTTAGTGAACGCCCTCGCTGCAGATTAGCTGGTAACCCCCGGCCTTCGGCGCCCGGGAACGGCGTCGGGGCTCTGCAACGCAGGCAGAGGCAGGTCCCCGAGCCAATCAGAGCGCATACTTTTTGCATCGGAGCCAGAAACGGACCTCCACAGGGCAGTTCTCAAGGAGGGGCAGGTGCGggcggcgggggaggggagagaaATTTCTAGGAAGGTACCTTCCATCCCTCCCATCCTCTCTGGTTAGGCAGTCCAGTCAGAGCAAGTCACGGACGACGTCGGAAgcttttttctccttcttccctcccttcttccctttctttTACTCTTTTCTCCTCTACTCGTCATTTGTCCCCTTGGAACATTTCTCATCTATCCCATACTCTAGAGTAAAGCCTCTCTGGTGTCTCTCGCTCTCCGTGCTCcccttctgctgctgcttctcaaTAAACAGATTGAGAGAGGTTGAGGTCGAAGGATCGAATAAAAGATCGTCGTTTCCGCCCCTCGTCTGGAGTTGCAGCGCAAAAACAAAGACCCAATAGACAGTAATGTCAGTTGCTCCCACCGTGCCCAAGACGGCTGCAAATGCAAATCGTTCTCTTGAGCCGTCATGATGGTTTCCAACTCCAATTGTCCTCTTGCTAACTGTTGCCGTGCAGCTGttctcccccctcccccgcatTACCGTATCTTACAGCTTCCTGAAAGCACCAAGCTTCAGCCCGTCGATACTTCTGCtgcgccatcttctcctggATCAGCTTACTCTGCCGAACCCCAATTGTTACTGACGACACTTCCCTCTATCCACCAGTCTCTCCGCAAACCGCCTTCACCATGCATATCAAGGAGATGCTCACCGACGCCGAGAGGAGCGGCcagccctccttctccttcgaGTACTTCCCTCCCAAGACCGCCCAGGGTGTTCAGAACCTCTACGACCGTATGGATCGCATGTACAACCTCGGCCCCAAGTTCATTGACATCACATGGGGTGCCGGAGGTCGCATCGCCGAGCTGACCTGCGAGATGGTTCTCCAGGCTCAGGCTGTTTATGGCCTCGAGACCTGTATGCACCTGACTTGCACCGACATGGGTGTTGAGAAGGTCAATGATGCCCTGCTCAAGGCTTACAAGGCCGGCTGCACCAACATTCTCGCTCTCCGTGGCGATCCCCCTCGAGACCAGGACAAGTGGACCGCCGCCGACGGTGGCTTCCAATACGCTCGCGACCTTGTGAAGCACATCCGCAGCACCTACGGCAACCACTTCGACATTGGTGTCGCTGGCTACCCCGAGGGCTgcgacgacaacaagaacgaggacgagctccttgaccacctcaaggagaaggtcgaCATGGGTGCCACCTTCATCGTCACCCAGATGTTCTACGACGCCGACAACTTTATTCGCTGGGTGAAGAAGGTCCGCGAGCGCGGTGTCAACGTCCCAATTCTCCCCGGAATTATGCCCATTGCCACATACGCCAGCTTCCTCCGAAGAGCCAATCAcatgaaggccaagatccCCCAAGCTTGGCTCGACGCCCTTGAGCCTGTCAAGAACGACGACGTTGCTGTCCGAGACATTGGTAAGAGCCTTGTCGCTGAAATGTGCCGCAAGCTGCTCGCCAATGGCATTCACCATTTGCATTTCTACACCATGAACCTCGCCCAGGCCACACGCAtggtcctcgaggagctcaactGGGCTCCCTCGGCTGAGCGTCCCCTCCAGCATGCCCTGCCATGGAAGCAATCCAAAGGTCTTGGTCGCCGCGAGGAGGATGTGCGACCCATTTTCTGGCGGAACCGCAACAAGTCATATGTCATTCGCACTCAGGACTGGGATGAATTCCCCAACGGTCGATGGGGTGACTCTCGCTCTCCCGCCTTTGGAGAGCTGGACGCTTACGGCATTGGCTTGACGGGCACAAACGAGGCGAACCGCAAGAAGTGGGGTGAGCCCAAGACGGTCCAGGACATTGCCCAGCTCTTTGTCCGCTATCTCCGCAACGAGATCGACTCTCTTCCCTGGAGTGAATCGCCCCTCACCAGCGAGGCTGATGAGATCCGAGATGACCTCGTGGAACTCAACAAGCGTGGCCTCCTGACTGTGAACTCGCAGCCTGCTGTCAACGGTGTCAAGTCTTCTCACCCGGTCCACGGTTGGGGTCCCTCCAACGGTTACGTCTACCAAAAGTCGTACCTGGAGTTGCTTGTCCACCCTGATGTCTTCAATGACATGATCAGCCGGATCGAGGGCCACCCTGACCTTACCTTCTATGCTGTCACCAAGGATGGTGAACTCCGCTCCAACGCACCCTCAGACTGCCCCAACGCTGTCACCTGGGGTGTGTTCCCTGGAAAGGAGATTGTGCAGCCAACCATCGTGGAGAGCATTAGTTTCCTCGCCTGGAAGGATGAGGCTTTCCGACTGGGAGTTGACTGGGCTCACTGTTATGATGCCAGCTCCCCCAGCAGGGCTCTTATCGACGAAGTAATGAACGAGTGGTACCTGGTTAATATCGGTAAGCATCGACATTATGAAGC
This window encodes:
- a CDS encoding Methylenetetrahydrofolate reductase, yielding MHIKEMLTDAERSGQPSFSFEYFPPKTAQGVQNLYDRMDRMYNLGPKFIDITWGAGGRIAELTCEMVLQAQAVYGLETCMHLTCTDMGVEKVNDALLKAYKAGCTNILALRGDPPRDQDKWTAADGGFQYARDLVKHIRSTYGNHFDIGVAGYPEGCDDNKNEDELLDHLKEKVDMGATFIVTQMFYDADNFIRWVKKVRERGVNVPILPGIMPIATYASFLRRANHMKAKIPQAWLDALEPVKNDDVAVRDIGKSLVAEMCRKLLANGIHHLHFYTMNLAQATRMVLEELNWAPSAERPLQHALPWKQSKGLGRREEDVRPIFWRNRNKSYVIRTQDWDEFPNGRWGDSRSPAFGELDAYGIGLTGTNEANRKKWGEPKTVQDIAQLFVRYLRNEIDSLPWSESPLTSEADEIRDDLVELNKRGLLTVNSQPAVNGVKSSHPVHGWGPSNGYVYQKSYLELLVHPDVFNDMISRIEGHPDLTFYAVTKDGELRSNAPSDCPNAVTWGVFPGKEIVQPTIVESISFLAWKDEAFRLGVDWAHCYDASSPSRALIDEVMNEWYLVNIVNNDFHQNGTIFELLKGLEVKDLTTPATPKSEPEANSAEPVANGAAATAAAN